In one window of Halomarina pelagica DNA:
- the sufD gene encoding Fe-S cluster assembly protein SufD — protein sequence MSTQVHANLTEEQVREISDRLGEPEWLLETRLDALSALDDLPFPDVIHTPGRKWTDLADLDFESFVDPLTAAEEKDLVAPETEGVEVLPFAEAVDEHEALLKEYFGSVVDPETNYLTALSTALFSTGTVVYVPRGVTAEDVKIRTTMNSRSLFNYTLIVTEESSSVTILERQDSGEEAVEGDRYYSGLVEVVAGENAYVQYGSLQDLSEETYNYQLKRGTTDTYGTVNVVDCNIGSRLTKTSVEVALDGDASETKIVGAFFGHEDQHFDVDARVWHNAEHTTADLVTRGVVDDRARSVYEGVQHVGRDAWDTNSYQRENTLMLSDESEADASPKLIINNHDTEASHAATVGQVDAEDLFYMTSRGVHERLAKNMLVEGFFVPVLEEIAVDELREDVQSRIRDRLRARTK from the coding sequence ATGAGTACGCAGGTACACGCAAACCTCACCGAGGAGCAGGTACGGGAGATAAGCGATCGGCTCGGCGAGCCCGAGTGGCTGCTCGAGACGCGCCTCGACGCGCTGTCGGCGCTCGACGACCTCCCCTTCCCGGACGTGATCCACACGCCGGGGCGCAAGTGGACGGACCTCGCGGATCTCGACTTCGAGTCGTTCGTCGATCCGCTCACCGCCGCGGAGGAGAAGGACCTCGTCGCCCCCGAGACCGAGGGCGTCGAGGTGCTGCCGTTCGCGGAGGCGGTCGACGAGCACGAGGCGCTCTTGAAGGAGTACTTCGGCTCCGTCGTCGATCCGGAGACGAACTACCTGACGGCGCTCTCGACGGCGCTGTTCAGCACGGGGACCGTCGTCTACGTCCCGAGGGGCGTCACCGCGGAGGACGTGAAGATCCGCACGACGATGAACTCCCGGTCGCTGTTCAACTACACGCTGATCGTGACCGAGGAGTCCTCCTCGGTCACGATCCTCGAGCGGCAGGATAGCGGCGAGGAGGCCGTCGAGGGCGACCGCTACTACAGCGGCCTCGTCGAGGTCGTCGCGGGCGAGAACGCCTACGTCCAGTACGGCAGTCTCCAGGACCTCTCGGAGGAGACGTACAACTACCAGCTCAAGCGCGGGACGACCGACACCTACGGGACGGTCAACGTCGTCGACTGCAACATCGGCTCGCGCCTGACGAAGACCTCCGTGGAGGTGGCCCTCGACGGCGACGCCTCGGAGACGAAGATCGTCGGGGCGTTCTTCGGCCACGAGGACCAGCACTTCGACGTGGACGCGCGCGTCTGGCACAACGCCGAGCACACGACCGCCGACCTCGTCACCCGCGGCGTCGTCGACGACCGCGCACGGTCGGTCTACGAGGGCGTCCAGCACGTCGGTCGCGACGCGTGGGACACCAACTCCTACCAGCGGGAGAACACCCTCATGCTCTCCGACGAGAGCGAGGCCGACGCCTCCCCGAAGCTCATCATCAACAACCACGACACCGAGGCCAGCCACGCGGCGACGGTCGGGCAGGTCGACGCCGAAGACCTGTTCTACATGACCTCCCGCGGCGTCCACGAGCGCCTCGCGAAGAACATGCTCGTGGAGGGCTTCTTCGTGCCCGTCCTGGAGGAGATCGCGGTCGACGAACTCCGCGAGGACGTGCAGTCGCGCATCCGCGACCGGTTGCGGGCGCGCACGAAGTGA
- a CDS encoding polysaccharide deacetylase family protein, which yields MGDIDVAIGIDADCVAGWLGSYGGADSPADLSRGLLAGTEGIPRLLQVFEDMDVDTTWFVPGHTIETFPEECAAVAEAGHEIGTHGYTHENPTDLAREQEEAILTRSMDLIEDLTGSEPVGHRASWWEFSENTPELVEEHGFLYDSSLMIRDFEPVRMRKGDAWHRIQYDQDPETWMKPYERGEETDVVEIPISWYRDDIPPMMFIKQPNYNYGYTSPRMVYEELYKAHFDYLYQRRGAGVYTLTIHPDVHGRPQLIPLLEEFITYVKGHDGVEFSTLADVAEKYDADESVYESEGRFV from the coding sequence ATGGGAGACATAGACGTCGCCATCGGCATCGACGCGGACTGCGTCGCGGGCTGGCTGGGCTCCTACGGCGGGGCGGACTCGCCCGCGGACCTCTCGCGGGGGCTCCTCGCCGGGACGGAGGGCATCCCGCGGCTGCTCCAGGTGTTCGAGGACATGGACGTGGACACGACGTGGTTCGTCCCGGGGCACACCATCGAGACGTTCCCCGAGGAGTGCGCGGCGGTCGCCGAGGCGGGCCACGAGATCGGCACCCACGGCTACACCCACGAGAACCCGACGGACCTCGCGCGCGAGCAGGAGGAGGCGATCCTCACGCGATCGATGGACCTCATCGAGGACCTCACCGGGTCGGAGCCGGTCGGTCACCGCGCCAGCTGGTGGGAGTTCAGCGAGAACACGCCCGAACTGGTCGAGGAGCACGGCTTCCTGTACGACAGCAGCCTCATGATCCGGGACTTCGAGCCGGTCCGGATGCGCAAGGGCGACGCCTGGCACCGGATCCAGTACGATCAGGACCCCGAGACGTGGATGAAGCCGTACGAGCGCGGCGAGGAGACGGACGTCGTGGAGATACCCATCAGCTGGTACCGCGACGACATCCCGCCGATGATGTTCATCAAGCAGCCGAACTACAACTACGGTTACACCAGCCCGCGGATGGTGTACGAGGAGCTGTACAAGGCGCACTTCGACTACCTCTACCAGCGCCGCGGCGCGGGCGTCTACACGCTCACGATCCACCCGGACGTCCACGGTCGCCCGCAGCTGATCCCGCTGCTGGAGGAGTTCATCACGTACGTGAAGGGCCACGACGGCGTCGAGTTCAGCACGCTCGCGGACGTCGCCGAGAAGTACGACGCGGACGAGAGCGTCTACGAGAGCGAGGGGCGGTTCGTCTGA
- a CDS encoding asparaginase produces MAGKPTVAVLGTGGTIASTDTDDGAEPTRSAADLLEAVPELASYADLVVEEVAERPSFDVDFETVLALADAARDADADGIVVTHGTDTMAESAYALDRLLDGGTPVVFTGAQRHADLPGADGPANLLAAVRAAADDRLRTAGGTYVAFDDELHAARSVEKLHTSRLGAFESPTVGPVASFLRGGIEFHRSPGSDAPRLDVERATATVPVLSSGIGVGDAGFRRALDAGADGVVVEATGIGNTTGALGEAIAEAVAGGVPVVVTSRCPAGRVQPVYGTPGGSRTLAEAGALSGGRLSAAKARVELLLALSRREPEPEPPTEALFPPWSPADGEETT; encoded by the coding sequence ATGGCGGGGAAACCGACGGTCGCCGTCCTCGGGACGGGCGGGACGATCGCCAGCACGGATACGGACGACGGTGCCGAACCGACCCGGAGCGCGGCGGACCTGCTCGAGGCGGTCCCGGAACTCGCGTCGTACGCCGACCTCGTCGTCGAGGAGGTCGCGGAGCGGCCGAGTTTCGACGTGGACTTCGAGACGGTCCTCGCGCTCGCGGACGCGGCGCGCGACGCGGACGCGGACGGGATCGTCGTCACCCACGGGACGGACACGATGGCCGAGTCGGCCTACGCGCTCGATCGCCTGCTCGACGGAGGGACGCCGGTCGTCTTCACCGGGGCGCAGCGGCACGCGGACCTGCCGGGAGCCGACGGCCCGGCGAACCTCCTTGCGGCGGTCCGCGCGGCGGCGGACGACCGACTGCGGACGGCGGGCGGGACATACGTGGCCTTCGACGACGAACTCCACGCCGCCCGGTCGGTCGAAAAGCTCCACACCAGCCGCCTCGGGGCGTTCGAGTCGCCGACCGTCGGGCCGGTGGCGTCGTTCCTGCGGGGCGGGATCGAGTTCCACCGATCGCCGGGGAGCGACGCGCCGCGACTCGACGTGGAGCGGGCGACGGCGACCGTCCCCGTCCTGTCCTCGGGGATCGGCGTCGGCGACGCGGGGTTCCGGCGGGCGCTCGACGCCGGGGCCGACGGCGTCGTCGTCGAGGCGACCGGGATCGGGAACACGACCGGCGCGCTGGGTGAGGCGATCGCCGAGGCGGTCGCCGGCGGCGTTCCGGTCGTCGTGACCTCCCGGTGTCCCGCGGGACGCGTCCAGCCCGTCTACGGCACGCCCGGCGGGAGTCGAACGCTGGCTGAGGCGGGCGCGCTCTCCGGCGGTCGCCTCTCGGCGGCGAAGGCGCGCGTCGAACTGCTCCTCGCGCTGAGCCGGCGGGAGCCGGAGCCGGAGCCGCCGACCGAGGCGCTGTTCCCACCGTGGAGTCCCGCGGACGGGGAGGAAACGACTTAA
- a CDS encoding ferritin-like domain-containing protein — MSVSRPVASDHQLARLLQIGMVLEEVVEARSAKHAQTMDGDELDAEVYALLEHAAEESADHRARLEALVDELDAEPVPFDQIEALVEAQYGQTKPEDFDGVLYDQLCNEETAYKFYDDVIAAIETSEATFSIDTKRLVTTLSRIREEEAEGVEEVTKLMETRA; from the coding sequence ATGAGCGTCTCGCGTCCCGTCGCGTCGGACCACCAGCTCGCCCGGCTCCTCCAGATCGGGATGGTCCTGGAGGAGGTCGTCGAGGCCCGGTCGGCGAAGCACGCACAGACGATGGACGGCGACGAACTCGACGCGGAGGTGTACGCGCTCCTCGAGCACGCCGCCGAGGAGTCGGCGGACCACCGCGCGCGGCTCGAGGCGCTCGTCGACGAACTCGACGCGGAACCGGTCCCGTTCGACCAGATCGAGGCGCTCGTCGAGGCGCAGTACGGCCAGACGAAGCCCGAGGACTTCGACGGCGTCCTGTACGATCAGCTCTGCAACGAGGAGACGGCGTACAAGTTCTACGACGACGTCATCGCGGCCATCGAGACCTCGGAGGCGACGTTCAGCATCGACACGAAACGGCTCGTGACCACGCTCTCTCGGATCCGCGAGGAGGAAGCCGAGGGCGTCGAAGAGGTGACCAAGCTGATGGAGACCCGAGCATGA
- a CDS encoding metal-dependent transcriptional regulator, producing MNTADQYLKAIYLAQKSEDGPAATGRVAELLDVSPASANEMIGKLEARGLADHEKYKGVSLTDDGIVRARDALQNYCIIERFLVEVLDVEEFRAEAKTLESVIDETVAERLDTIIDREPACPDCFDPEADVCALLEVEYPETAD from the coding sequence ATGAACACGGCCGACCAGTACCTGAAAGCCATCTACCTCGCCCAGAAGTCCGAGGACGGACCCGCCGCGACCGGCCGCGTCGCCGAACTGCTCGACGTCAGCCCCGCCAGCGCCAACGAGATGATCGGCAAGCTCGAGGCGCGGGGGCTGGCCGACCACGAGAAGTACAAGGGCGTCTCGCTGACCGACGACGGGATCGTCCGCGCCCGCGACGCCCTCCAGAACTACTGCATCATCGAGCGGTTCCTCGTCGAGGTGCTCGACGTAGAGGAGTTCCGCGCCGAGGCGAAGACCCTGGAGAGCGTCATCGACGAGACGGTGGCAGAGCGCCTCGACACCATCATCGACCGCGAACCCGCCTGCCCCGACTGCTTCGACCCCGAGGCGGACGTCTGTGCGCTCCTCGAAGTCGAGTACCCAGAGACGGCTGACTGA
- a CDS encoding HalOD1 output domain-containing protein — protein sequence MYVVHLDHRLAVLGDHRPIPHRDSIDPENERRHALLLGYSRNSYPGSPRVSHRLTMSDDERATDRRIPAQATETIYATYDWSVTSPSVAVIETVARARGREPMAMNPLHDSVDPDALDALFQSIPDGRSPTDVSLSVTYAGYEVTVRSTGDVIARRAAPGPTE from the coding sequence ATGTACGTGGTGCATCTGGATCATCGTCTCGCGGTCCTCGGAGACCACCGCCCGATCCCCCACCGTGACTCGATCGATCCGGAGAACGAGCGACGACACGCTCTGTTACTCGGATACTCACGAAATAGTTATCCGGGTTCTCCCCGTGTCTCTCACAGACTGACGATGAGCGACGATGAGCGAGCCACCGACCGACGAATCCCCGCCCAGGCTACGGAGACGATTTACGCCACATACGACTGGTCGGTCACCTCGCCATCTGTCGCGGTCATCGAAACCGTCGCCCGAGCGAGGGGTCGAGAACCGATGGCCATGAACCCGCTGCACGACAGCGTCGATCCGGACGCGTTAGACGCGCTGTTCCAGTCGATCCCGGACGGCCGATCCCCGACCGACGTCTCGCTGTCGGTGACGTACGCCGGCTACGAGGTGACCGTCCGATCCACCGGCGACGTCATTGCGCGGAGAGCGGCCCCCGGACCGACGGAGTGA
- a CDS encoding DUF7344 domain-containing protein translates to MSSLVLRIDRVTVGDRAVVSEDRETMIQMHHVHLPKVADHGFVCWDRETGTVTKGPQFDDIRPLLTVLMENRDALPDGTIVDSPPPP, encoded by the coding sequence GTGTCGTCGCTCGTTCTCCGGATCGATCGAGTCACGGTGGGGGATCGGGCGGTGGTCTCCGAGGACCGCGAGACGATGATCCAGATGCACCACGTACATCTCCCGAAGGTAGCGGACCACGGGTTCGTCTGCTGGGATCGAGAGACGGGGACGGTGACGAAGGGGCCGCAGTTCGACGACATCAGGCCGCTCCTGACGGTACTGATGGAGAATCGGGACGCCCTCCCGGACGGGACGATAGTCGATAGCCCGCCGCCGCCGTAG
- a CDS encoding Lrp/AsnC family transcriptional regulator has product MPKELDQVDKGILYMLQREARETTAQAIADTVGVSPSTVRNRIDQLETDGVIRGYHPEIDYEMASLPLRVLFICTAPATKRTELANEIMNVQGVIDLREMMTGRRNVHVEIVATSTTDISRIADAIHDLGLEIESSELVKRRQMQPFDHFQFRE; this is encoded by the coding sequence ATGCCGAAGGAGTTAGACCAGGTAGACAAGGGGATCCTGTACATGCTTCAGCGGGAGGCCCGGGAAACGACGGCGCAGGCGATCGCCGATACGGTCGGCGTCTCACCGAGTACCGTTCGGAATCGCATCGATCAACTCGAGACGGACGGAGTCATCCGGGGGTATCATCCGGAGATCGACTACGAGATGGCGAGTCTCCCCCTGCGGGTGCTCTTCATCTGCACCGCGCCGGCGACCAAACGGACGGAGTTAGCGAACGAGATCATGAATGTCCAGGGAGTGATCGACCTCCGCGAGATGATGACCGGACGGAGGAACGTCCACGTCGAGATCGTCGCGACGAGCACGACCGACATCTCCCGCATCGCGGACGCCATCCACGACCTGGGGCTCGAAATCGAGAGTTCCGAACTCGTGAAACGGCGACAGATGCAACCGTTCGACCACTTCCAGTTCAGGGAGTAG
- a CDS encoding TrmB family transcriptional regulator, giving the protein MDELSNHQQAVELLQQLGLKEYEAKCFVALSRMPKGTAKEISETSDVPRTRVYDAIRVLETKGLAEVQHSNPQQFRAVPIAEAAETLREEYESRTETLVRTIEDIDPAPADEDREIAHEVWALSGVPAITNRTRQLIDAAEREIVLVVGREAVLTEELVEQLGAAQETGLTVVIGTVSERLRDTIQDALPDVEVFVSGLEWLNSDPTDASDETAISRLLLIDRNTILVSSVTTDETDGDTTETERAVFGRGFHNGIVVIARRLMATGLHTDDDPQ; this is encoded by the coding sequence ATGGACGAGTTATCTAATCACCAACAAGCGGTCGAATTGCTACAGCAACTTGGCTTGAAGGAGTACGAGGCGAAGTGCTTCGTCGCCCTCTCGCGGATGCCGAAGGGAACGGCCAAGGAGATCAGCGAGACGTCCGACGTTCCCCGCACGCGCGTCTACGACGCGATCAGGGTGTTGGAGACGAAGGGGCTCGCGGAGGTCCAGCACTCGAACCCCCAGCAATTTCGGGCCGTCCCGATCGCCGAGGCCGCCGAAACGCTCCGGGAGGAGTACGAATCGCGGACGGAGACGCTCGTCCGGACGATCGAGGACATCGATCCGGCACCGGCTGACGAAGACCGGGAGATAGCACACGAAGTCTGGGCGCTGTCGGGCGTCCCGGCGATCACGAACCGGACCCGACAACTCATCGACGCCGCCGAGCGAGAGATCGTCCTCGTCGTCGGTCGCGAAGCGGTCCTCACGGAGGAGTTGGTCGAACAACTGGGAGCGGCCCAGGAGACGGGACTTACGGTCGTCATCGGGACCGTCTCCGAGCGGCTTCGCGATACCATCCAGGATGCGCTCCCCGACGTCGAGGTGTTCGTCTCGGGCTTGGAGTGGCTGAACAGCGATCCGACCGACGCCAGCGACGAGACGGCGATCAGTCGACTCCTGCTGATCGACCGGAACACGATCCTGGTCAGTTCGGTCACGACCGACGAGACGGACGGGGACACCACCGAGACGGAGCGGGCGGTGTTCGGCAGAGGGTTCCACAACGGGATCGTGGTGATCGCTCGACGACTCATGGCGACGGGGTTACATACGGACGACGATCCGCAGTGA
- a CDS encoding GNAT family N-acetyltransferase yields MEVRAADAADVETVREIARRSMEASYTLSPQTIEGAVKQWYSDEAFAERIEDDDQLVLVAEEGGEPRAFSESVVLDEEGDADLNWLHVDPDYRGEGIASALFAETRERLEEMGGTRLHGRVLRDNTDGNQFYRHLGFQKVGEDHVDIDGTDYVENVYVEGEPTELEAVTTDDGKRVYVDHDDAFRASLGPFFTAFSDTDRETRWGYYCGNCGSLDIAVDTMDRVHCNECGNVSKASRWDAAYL; encoded by the coding sequence ATGGAGGTACGCGCTGCCGACGCCGCCGACGTGGAGACGGTTCGGGAGATCGCCCGCCGGTCGATGGAGGCATCCTACACGCTGAGTCCGCAGACCATCGAGGGGGCGGTCAAGCAGTGGTACAGCGACGAGGCGTTCGCAGAGCGGATCGAAGACGACGACCAACTCGTCCTCGTCGCCGAGGAGGGTGGGGAACCGCGCGCCTTCAGCGAGAGCGTCGTCCTCGACGAGGAGGGCGACGCCGACCTCAACTGGCTGCACGTCGACCCCGACTACCGAGGCGAAGGGATCGCCAGCGCGCTCTTCGCCGAGACCCGCGAGCGCCTCGAGGAGATGGGTGGCACTCGTCTGCACGGGCGCGTCCTCCGGGACAACACCGACGGAAACCAGTTCTACAGACACCTCGGCTTCCAGAAGGTCGGCGAGGATCACGTCGACATCGACGGAACGGACTACGTCGAGAACGTCTACGTCGAGGGCGAACCGACCGAACTGGAGGCCGTGACGACCGACGACGGCAAACGGGTCTACGTCGACCACGACGACGCCTTCCGCGCCAGCCTCGGTCCCTTCTTCACGGCGTTCTCGGACACCGATCGGGAGACGCGCTGGGGCTACTACTGCGGGAACTGCGGTAGCCTCGACATCGCCGTCGACACGATGGACCGCGTCCACTGCAACGAGTGTGGCAACGTCAGCAAGGCCTCCCGCTGGGACGCGGCGTACCTTTGA
- a CDS encoding HD domain-containing protein: protein MGVEIRESPVTDSGFEEMKQFAHDYLAASVESEDTGGRMRWYPWHSAEYRFNHILNVVDLATRIAEREGANVDVVRVAALFHDIAKLEVDQDVHAEEGARVAREYLTSHGDYPQSFVEEVCAAIRDHSYQGSLTDLPLETRCLIEADLLDKVGANGTTLMLLRMGYEARTHMDASEMVARVLERGEDAVRRIESDTAESIAHQRLKRVRWFREWLESEIAEVEPGDDRA from the coding sequence ATGGGGGTCGAAATTAGGGAGTCCCCCGTTACTGATTCGGGGTTCGAGGAGATGAAGCAGTTCGCGCACGACTACCTCGCCGCGAGCGTCGAGAGCGAGGACACCGGCGGGCGGATGCGCTGGTACCCGTGGCACTCCGCTGAGTACCGGTTCAACCACATCCTGAACGTCGTCGATCTCGCGACGAGGATCGCGGAGCGCGAGGGTGCGAACGTCGACGTGGTCCGGGTCGCCGCGCTGTTCCACGACATCGCGAAACTGGAGGTCGACCAGGACGTCCACGCGGAGGAGGGTGCCCGCGTCGCGCGCGAGTACCTGACCTCGCACGGCGACTACCCGCAGTCGTTCGTCGAGGAGGTCTGCGCCGCCATCCGCGATCACTCCTACCAGGGGTCGCTCACGGACCTACCCCTCGAAACGCGCTGTCTCATCGAGGCGGACCTGCTCGACAAGGTGGGCGCGAACGGGACGACGCTGATGCTCCTCCGGATGGGCTACGAGGCGCGCACCCACATGGACGCCTCGGAGATGGTCGCCCGTGTGCTCGAACGCGGCGAGGACGCCGTCCGGCGCATCGAGAGCGACACCGCCGAGAGCATCGCCCACCAGCGGCTCAAACGCGTCCGCTGGTTCCGCGAGTGGCTGGAGAGCGAGATCGCCGAGGTGGAACCGGGCGACGATCGCGCCTGA
- a CDS encoding LysE family translocator: MGAVVTFLAGVVFGLALAAPPGPMNAIIAEESVVRGWSAGFRAGLGAMTADLCFLVGSLLGVVTFVRRFPTVRAVMVGAGGALMLYFAYGAVREVRAGFRAAGADGRGFRKAFALALTNPYQILFWLTVGVGLLNPGTLDVLEPLSAGLDGVLVVRTGSPALLAGLFGGIVVWITAFPAALTAAERRTRTLAPAVAGLSALVLAGFGCYFLVDAARAVAGAI; this comes from the coding sequence ATGGGTGCAGTCGTCACGTTCCTCGCGGGGGTCGTCTTCGGTCTCGCGCTCGCCGCCCCGCCGGGGCCGATGAACGCGATCATCGCCGAGGAGAGCGTCGTCCGGGGGTGGTCTGCGGGCTTCCGCGCCGGTCTGGGGGCGATGACGGCCGACCTCTGCTTCCTGGTCGGGTCGCTGCTCGGCGTGGTCACGTTCGTGCGGCGCTTTCCGACCGTGCGGGCGGTCATGGTCGGTGCCGGTGGCGCGTTGATGCTCTACTTCGCGTACGGCGCGGTCCGCGAGGTGCGCGCGGGCTTTCGTGCCGCGGGAGCCGACGGCAGGGGGTTCCGGAAGGCGTTCGCGCTCGCGCTGACCAACCCCTACCAGATCCTCTTCTGGCTCACCGTCGGCGTGGGGTTGCTGAACCCCGGGACGCTCGACGTGCTCGAACCGCTCTCGGCGGGGCTCGACGGGGTCCTCGTCGTGCGGACGGGGAGTCCGGCGCTGCTCGCGGGGCTGTTCGGCGGAATCGTCGTCTGGATAACGGCGTTCCCGGCGGCGCTGACGGCGGCGGAGCGGCGCACCCGGACGCTCGCACCGGCGGTCGCCGGACTCAGCGCGCTCGTGCTCGCGGGGTTCGGTTGTTACTTCCTCGTCGACGCGGCGCGGGCGGTGGCCGGAGCGATCTGA
- a CDS encoding threonine synthase, with protein sequence METTAAFDGLVCTETGRRFDVETSHHPDGGVLDAVYDYDAIDLDRAAIESRGPGLGKYAELLPFPAASLATLGEGGTPLIDCPVLADELGVERVVVKDEGGNPTGTFADRGMALALTAARLHGAEDVALATTGDAGYSAAAYAARVGVASRPFVPTRSTFLNKAMINVHGGDMRVVEGRLPDAEEAFREAMAEEPRYSLAALETPYRHEGAKTILFELLEQLDWEVPDAVFYPFEGSDGLVGLHKGAREFRELGLVDDVPPLYAAQSTGCAPIVEAFEAGASEHEPWEVPDTVCGGLERPDPPGGDLVQTALRESGGGAVATDDDDILESAVTVASREGVGVGVSAAAAASAAWEMADDLDEDATVVLVNTAAGAKDADLLRSHLMGQGF encoded by the coding sequence ATGGAGACGACTGCGGCCTTCGACGGTCTCGTCTGCACGGAGACGGGTCGACGCTTCGACGTCGAGACGAGCCACCATCCCGACGGCGGCGTCCTCGACGCCGTCTACGACTACGACGCGATCGATCTCGACCGGGCGGCGATCGAATCCCGCGGGCCGGGGCTCGGGAAGTACGCCGAACTGCTTCCGTTTCCGGCGGCGTCGCTCGCGACGCTCGGCGAGGGAGGGACGCCGCTGATCGACTGTCCGGTCCTCGCGGACGAACTCGGGGTCGAGCGCGTCGTCGTGAAGGACGAGGGGGGAAACCCGACGGGAACGTTCGCCGATCGCGGGATGGCGCTGGCGCTGACGGCCGCTCGGCTCCACGGGGCCGAGGACGTGGCGCTCGCGACCACGGGCGACGCGGGGTACTCGGCGGCGGCGTACGCCGCTCGGGTGGGCGTCGCTAGCCGTCCGTTCGTTCCGACGCGCTCGACGTTCCTCAACAAGGCGATGATCAACGTCCACGGCGGCGACATGCGCGTCGTCGAGGGGCGACTGCCGGACGCCGAGGAGGCGTTCCGCGAGGCGATGGCCGAGGAACCGCGGTACTCGCTCGCGGCGCTCGAGACGCCGTACCGCCACGAGGGCGCGAAGACGATATTGTTCGAGCTACTCGAACAGCTCGACTGGGAGGTACCGGACGCCGTCTTCTACCCGTTCGAGGGGAGCGACGGGCTCGTCGGGCTCCACAAGGGCGCGCGGGAGTTCCGAGAGCTGGGGCTCGTGGACGACGTGCCGCCGCTGTACGCCGCCCAGTCGACCGGCTGCGCCCCGATCGTCGAGGCGTTCGAGGCGGGTGCGAGCGAGCACGAGCCGTGGGAGGTTCCGGACACCGTCTGCGGCGGGCTAGAGCGACCCGATCCCCCGGGCGGCGACCTCGTCCAGACGGCGCTGCGCGAGAGCGGCGGCGGTGCCGTCGCTACCGACGACGACGACATCCTGGAGAGCGCGGTAACCGTCGCCAGTCGCGAGGGCGTCGGCGTGGGCGTCTCCGCGGCCGCCGCCGCGAGCGCGGCGTGGGAGATGGCGGACGATCTGGACGAGGACGCCACCGTCGTCCTCGTCAACACGGCGGCCGGAGCGAAGGACGCCGACCTCCTCAGGAGTCACCTGATGGGACAGGGGTTCTGA